The following nucleotide sequence is from Bacteroidota bacterium.
CATCCAATCAATATAAGCGTATGACCTACCAGTTTAACCATTCGATAACAACAGGCGTACCCGCCGGCGCAGCTTCCAGTGCCTGTGGCAAATGAAAAATACAGTTCGCCCGCACTACGGAGGCATATAGATTGGAAGCCTGGGGACCCGTATCTTCTACATAAAGCTGCCCGTCATCGCCAAAGGTGGCGATACCGCGCGCAAAGAAATGTAATCCGGCCACCTTCCTTGTTTCTCTCAACAATAACGCCGGGTGCAAAGGGCGCCGATGCATGGTTCTGCCCAACATAGCAGCAAGCGCCGGCCTTACGTATTGCTCAAAACACATGGCCGAGGAAACAGGATTACCCGGTAAGCCGAAAACTGGCTTGCCCTGCAATTGGCCAAATGCAAGGGGCTTCCCGGGGCGTTGTTTAACCTTCCAGAACAACAACGACATCCCAAACTCATCCAGGACATCTTTAACAAGGTCGTAATCCCCTACAGATACACCGCCGGCAAAAATCAACACGTCTGCCTCCAGGGCCTTTTCTATTGCAGTTGCAATACTATCGCGGTTGTCACGCGCCAGCAGCGCCGGTAGCCCAATACCGCCGGCGGCTTCCACCTGAGCCCGCAAAGCTGCACCACTCGAATTTCTGATTTTACCGGGCATCAGGGGCTCGCCTGGGGCAACCAATTCGTCCCCTGTTGCAATAACTGCGCATACGGGAGGCTTGTATACGTCGATACTGCTATACCCGAGAGTAGCCAACATGCCGATGACCGGCGGCGTGATGAGTTGGCCAGCGTTAAATACCAGGGCTCCTTCGCTTACATCCTGGCC
It contains:
- the glp gene encoding gephyrin-like molybdotransferase Glp, producing the protein MEVFIPVDQARAMITNILVRQPVVTVPFEEALGMTLAEDIVSRDAIPPFANSAMDGYAVRSADMAELPVTLREIDQIPAGVVSQNVITSGTCMKIMTGAAFPEGADAVAPIEWVDATVGDAVTFNRAPTSGQHVRPAGQDVSEGALVFNAGQLITPPVIGMLATLGYSSIDVYKPPVCAVIATGDELVAPGEPLMPGKIRNSSGAALRAQVEAAGGIGLPALLARDNRDSIATAIEKALEADVLIFAGGVSVGDYDLVKDVLDEFGMSLLFWKVKQRPGKPLAFGQLQGKPVFGLPGNPVSSAMCFEQYVRPALAAMLGRTMHRRPLHPALLLRETRKVAGLHFFARGIATFGDDGQLYVEDTGPQASNLYASVVRANCIFHLPQALEAAPAGTPVVIEWLNW